Proteins encoded together in one Streptomyces sp. B1I3 window:
- a CDS encoding phosphoglyceromutase, whose translation MADAPYKLILLRHGESEWNAKNLFTGWVDVDLTDKGEKEAVRGGELLKDAGLLPDVVHTSLQKRAVRTAQLGLEAADRHWIPVRRSWRLNERHYGALQGKDKAQTLAEFGEEQFMLWRRSYDTPPPVLEDGTEFSQSDDARYATIPSELRPRTECLKDVVIRMMPYWYDAIVPDLLTGRTVLVAAHGNSLRALVKHLDGISDADIAGLNIPTGIPLSYELDADFRPLNPGGTYLDPEAAKAAIEAVKNQGKKK comes from the coding sequence ATGGCCGACGCACCGTACAAGCTGATCCTCCTCCGCCACGGCGAGAGCGAATGGAACGCGAAGAACCTGTTCACCGGATGGGTGGACGTAGACCTCACCGACAAGGGCGAGAAGGAGGCGGTCCGCGGCGGTGAGCTGCTCAAGGACGCCGGCCTGCTCCCCGACGTCGTGCACACCTCGCTCCAGAAGCGCGCGGTCCGCACCGCCCAGCTCGGGCTGGAGGCCGCGGACCGCCACTGGATCCCCGTCCGCCGCTCCTGGCGGCTGAACGAGCGCCACTACGGCGCTCTCCAGGGCAAGGACAAGGCCCAGACCCTCGCCGAGTTCGGCGAGGAGCAGTTCATGCTGTGGCGTCGTTCGTACGACACCCCGCCGCCCGTCCTCGAGGACGGCACGGAGTTCTCGCAGAGCGACGACGCGCGCTACGCGACGATCCCGTCGGAGCTGCGCCCGCGCACCGAGTGCCTCAAGGACGTCGTCATCCGCATGATGCCGTACTGGTACGACGCCATCGTCCCGGACCTGCTGACCGGCCGCACGGTCCTGGTCGCCGCCCACGGCAACAGCCTGCGCGCCCTGGTCAAGCACCTCGACGGCATCTCCGACGCCGACATCGCGGGCCTCAACATCCCGACCGGCATCCCGCTCTCGTACGAACTGGACGCGGACTTCCGCCCCCTGAACCCGGGCGGCACGTACCTCGACCCCGAAGCGGCGAAGGCCGCCATCGAGGCCGTGAAGAACCAGGGCAAGAAGAAGTAA